The genomic stretch GGGGTGCGGATATACGACATGGCAGGTTGATCCGGCGGTCCTCGATGAAGTGCGCAGCATCGGAAGAGTAATAGGTGAGTCGACCTCTGATGGAATCTGGGAAGATACGAACGATATCATCACTACGTTTGTGATCGATGTCGGCGGCAAGAGTGGTCCTGAGTCCGTCGACAAGACTGTCGACCTTTTGGGTAAGCGCGGCTGGAAGATATTGCGTGAGAACCGACCAACATCGACAACAATGGAGTCACCCACGTGGGAAAATGATCACCTGGTTGTGCGTCCGTTTCACCCTGCCGAAATCGAGAATGAACCGAGTATCCAAGGGATGATCAAAGAGAAGGCGCCCAAGCCTGAAGCCCTTGTGGTTGTGTGGGCATGGGAGGGTGCCTAAAAAGGCTCGGTTCCGCACCGTCAGCTTGGGAATTGCACGGATCCTGGCTCGTAGGGGGCGTTGACCTGCGGCTGAGATTGGTCGTGAGTGACCGTGATTGACCCCTCGTTACCGCTCTTAATGGCACGCTATGGCACGACGATCATGCGCTAGGACGGGCTCTGTAGACAGCTCTGAGTCGCAGCATCACGTTCGAAGCCGATCCTCCTGAGGGTCATAGCAGTTCAGCCCCAGTTGGGCCGCGACCTGGACCGCGTACGCCGAGGCCTCCTCTGCCCGGCGGTACCCCATAGGAAAGTAGATGTACGGCCCTGCTGCCTCTCCAATCAGTGGAGACGTGGACCAGGGGATGTCTTCGTACTCGTCGTCATCCTCATCTACGTCGTCCAGATCCGGCCAGCGCTGCAAGAGCTGCTCAACGAACTTTGCGATCAAGGGAGTCGGCGGGATTTCAACGTCGGTGTCGATGTACTGCTCGTACAGGGCGCTGTGCGTCTCCCCAGCTTCTTGATCGCTAGACGGGCGCTCGCCCTCCCAGACCGCAAGGTCGTAGCTCATGGACAGATGATGCCACTTTCTAGACGACGCACAAGATCGTCACCAAGACCGTGGTTCCCTCATCGGCAGGAGCGGACGTGGCCTCATGCAGAGTACGGACGTGGGTATGCGTGAGGAAGTACGGGCAGCCGGCCGCTATCCGGTGAGCCGGTGCTGAGGAACGAAGCACCGGATCGTCGATCGCCCCCAACCAGCAACGGAGGCCAGCCCACACGTGGCGATCGTAGGGCTGCATCTGTGCGGCGGCGCGGCAATCCAGGTCGGTGTGTTCGGCTAGTACGGCGAGGCCGGCGTGCGGTGCCCGGCCCGGTGTCCCGCCGCCGTCCGGGACCGGCCCCCAGGCCGCACGCCCGGACGGCGGGCGGGCGGAGGGCCGGGGTACGGCGGCGCGCCGCGCCGCCGCTTGATACCTACAAGAGCTATTCGGCAGTGCGCTCGCTGTATTTCGCCGCCTTGCGGGCTTCTGTGATGAGTTCGACAAGGTCGGCAACGAGCTTCGGACTTGCGGCGATGGTCGCGTGGGCTGTCATGCTGTGTGGGCTGCCGTCGATGTCGACGACTGCGGCTCCGGCTTCGCGAGCGATGACGACGCCGGCGGCGGTGTCCCATGGGTTGTTGCTGAGCATGATGTTGGCGTCGATCCTGCCGTCCGCTACCCAGGCCAGATCAATTGCGGCTGAGCCGAACATCCGTATGCGCTGAACGCGTGCGGCAAGTTCATGCGTCAGGGCGAAGCGGGGCCGGTTACGTTCGTGGGCGTTCTCGCCCACCGCATAGTCGCCGAGGGCCACGATGGCGGACTCCAAGTCTCGGGCGTCACTTGCCCGGATGGTGGAGCCGTTGGCTTGGGCGCCTGCTCCTTCTGCTGCGGTGTAGCGGATGCCGAGGATCGGCAGCTCGATGACTCCGAGGGTGGGCATGTCCTTGTCGACCAAGCCGAGAGAGACGCCGCAGAGCGGGATGCCGTGCAGGAAGTTGGCCGTCCCGTCTACCGGGTCGAGTGCCCACATCAGGCCGTCACCGGTACTGCTCACACCTTCCTCTTCGCCGAGGAAGCCGATCTCGGGTGTTTCCCGGGAAAGGAATTCGCGTACGGCGTGTTCTACGGCGTAGTCGACCTCGGTCGCCATATCGCGGTCGCCCTTGGCGGTGACGACGCCGGGAGCCTTCGATCTGATGATTTCGCTGGCTATCGAAGCGGCGTGTTCGGCGATGGGGAGGAGGGTTCGGGCGTCGATGGTCATACGGGTTTGCTCCGCTCCCACATCTCGGTGAACACCTGGTCGAAGACGGGAAACAGGCCTTCGGCGGCGGTGTTGTCTCTGATCACGAACGTTGGGGAGTCGACTCCGCGGGCTTGTGGCAGGTAGGGCTGCATCACGCAGAGTGCCCGGTCCACGATGAGGAGGTTGAACCGGATCGTCTCGTCGTAGACGTGCAGTTCGAGGCGTTGAGCGGATGCGGTGTCGAGCCGGGCGCGGAGCCTGGTCAACATGGTGATGTTGAGCGCCGTGAGTGTGGTCAGCGTGCTGTCGGTGTAGCCCTCTTCTGCTTCGCGGGCGCGGATCGCTTGGCCCTTCGGGTCGAGGAAGAGACACCGGATCCGGGTGCCTGAGTCCAGCAGGCGCCTGAGCTGGTGATCGGGGTAGCCGTGGCAAAGCACGTTGAGCGACAAGCCTGCCGCGTTGATCTCCTTCGCGCTGTCGAACAGAGTCGATGCGGGATAGGCGGATGAGAAAGCGGCTCGGCTGCTGAAGACGGCGGTTACGTCGGCCATCTGCGGCATGGCGCAGACTTGGGTCTCGGGGCCGGCACTTCTGGCGGTTTCTGGCTCTGTCCTCGGCGTGGGCACTTCGACGGCGTTCGTGGAGAACAGTTCGTGGGCCGACCTGCCCGGGAACATCGCCTCCAAGACGCGACAGTGGCCGGAGTACGGCAGGCCCTTGAGCTCGCCGGACAGCCAGCGATGGAGCTGAGCACGGCTCGGCCAACCGCCCTGCAACGACGGGTCGACCTTCTTGGCCGCCTTGTCGTACTCCTTACAGAACGTGCTGTAGGTCTGCCAGTGGCGTTGCGTCAGCAGGACCTTCAACAGGATCGGCTGGTCAGTCATGATCCGCGCCTCGGGCTGGGGTGCCATATTGGGCCCAGGTTAGCGACAGAGACGAGCGCGGACGAGACAAGGAGGAGACGAACAGAGACGAGCCGATCACAGACGGTACTCGCGGGCGATCGAGACGTGACAGGTCCCCGGGCAATCCTCGTTGCATGACTGCGCGATGTGACTCCTGCTCGGGGCGGGGCTGGAAATACGTGAGCCTTCGCCGGATCGTGGTGGCAACCGAGAAGTCCGGCGACGCCGACTCCGGCGAGCGACACAAGGACGCTTGCTGGCGGTGCGACGGGACCGGCACGGTTGGAGCGCAGTCGTGATCGTGCGCACCAACTGCCTGAGCCCTCACGTGGCACCTGCCAGGCCAGACCACATGCGCCTCGTCTGGCGAGAGCCCAACAGGGGCGAAGAGCGCTACCGCGCGTTCGCCTGGACGTGCGAGTGCGAGAACACCGTGTACGAGCTGCGCCACGCAGCCGGTCTTGCCTACATTCGGCGGACGCGGCTAGTCAGCGGCGTGACTGAGGTCCACGAGACGTATCGCTGGCGTTTGGGACAGGCGCACAGCGTCTGGAACGCACTCCTGGAGGGGCAGGCCCGATAAGCGAGGCGCGGCGGAATGATCAACACCGGGTACTCATGCCGTCGCGTCTTGGGTGGTGGGGGCTCCTGTAGCGCAGTCAGGTAGCCCCCACCAGTCTGTCCGTCCCGCTTGCTCTTCCCGAGGGGAAGACAGACAGCTCGACTCGAACTAGGCTTTACGACAAGTCGAGTTGTTGGATGGTCGTCATGTCGTCTGAAGAGTTCGCCCCGCCGAAGTATGCCCAGATCGTTCAGGCGATCAGGCAGAAGATCGCGGACGGGACCTATCCTCCAGGTTCCCTGCTGCCTTCGGAGACGCAGCTTGTCCGCGAGTTTGGGGTAAGTCGTCCAACCGTCGTACGGGCGCTCCAAGTGCTCCAGCTCCGTGGAGTCATCGAGCGCGAGCACGGCAGGGGATCTTTCGTGAAGGCGGCCCCGCCTGTCTCCGCCGAACAGAGCGGCCGGCCTGGGCGGGCGGTACTGGATCGAGTGGAGACAGGCGAAAACTGCTCGATCGTTGAGGCAGGGCGCCAGGTGGCGACTGCTCCAGTAGCGAAACTCCTCGACGTGCCGGAGGGATCTCCTGTGGTACGACGCCGCGTCCTGTTCCGCGACGATGAACGGCCAACTGATCTGGTCACGGTCTGGTGCCCGGCGCATCAGGCCGACGACACGCAACTCGGCGAGGCGGAGCCGCTCACAGTCGGCATCAGACAGCATCTCCAGACAAGGAAAGGCCTCAAGCTCCAGCATGTCGTCGAGCGGTTGAGTGCCCGGCATCCTTCGGCCGAAGAGGCCAAGCTCCTGGAGATACGCAAGACCACTCCCGTCCTCGGAGTGCTGGCGAGCGTGTTCAACGGAGGCGGACGGCCCGTGATGGTCGTTGATCTAGTGATGCCGGGCGATCTTCACGAACTTGAGGATTCCTATTCGCTGTAAGGACGATCAGGTGTCGTAGAGGCCGTCCCAAGGCGCATAGAAGCCGATGTTGTTGGGATAAAGCTCCGCGCACTCGTCGCCTTCGTGATTTTCCAGGATCAGGCCGAAGACGACGCCGTCGAACTCCAGCCGAAACGGGCGGATGGCGATGTCGCAGAACTCGAGCTCGGGCAGTTCGGCGAGCCATTCACTCAGTCGCTGGTCCGCGGCGTCTACCGACTCCCTGTGCCTGTCGTCGGCTCCGGTGCATTCGATCCGTGAGTCCAGGTAGTGCCCGTCAGCGCTAAAGCGGTGAAGGACGGCATACCACCGCTTATGGGACAACCAGTCTTCTGTTCTTGAGTAGCCTTCCCGAAAGGCGGGCACGACCCCGCCGAGAAACTGACCCTCGCGCCACCGGCCGATGCGGTCGGTGTGATAGTCGGGCTCATATGAAATCGGGATGACATCGGGGTACGTCACGCCCGAACCGTAGCCACCTTGTACGACAATCTCCCGTTTTGCCTGGTCATTGAGCTGACACCCTTCAATTAATTCGCTAACTCGTGTTGTCGAGTGCTCGAAACTGGGGTAGCTTCATGGCAGCTCGACAAGACGAGTTAGCGACAATACGACTTAGGAGCAAGCCTCATGGCACTGCAAGGTCCCATCCCCGTCACGTTCGACATGGTCTTCCCGCACGGCTGCTACATCGTCGGCGAGGTCGAGCCCGTCAAGGACTTCGACGCCTCGACCAACGGGCGCTTCGTTCAGTCCCGCGACAAGCAGAGCGGAGGGCTCGTCTGGCAGGTCTCCGTCATGGACGCGGACCCGTCGCTCAAGGCCGCTCAGAAGACCGTGTCCGTCAAGATCCTCAACCCGGTGCAGCCCGTACCTCCGGCTCCCATGGCCGGACTGCCGTTCACGCCGGTCGAGTTCGACCACATGACCGTCACGCCGTACGTCAACCAGGCCGGGAGGCTGGCGTACTCGATCAAGGTTCGCGAGATGCGGGCTCCTCGCCCTGCTGGCAAGACGACCGCCGCTAAGGACGCGGCGTGATGGGGCGGCCCAAGGCTCGTCCGGCCAGCACGATCAACCTCAAGGTCGGTCAGGGCGCTGACGTACGCAGCCATCCGTATCCGCAGCGGTCGCCGGTCCTGGGGCTGGTCTTCGGCGGCACGCAGGTTCTTGTCACCACGTCGGCGAACGATCATGTCACCCTCGACGACGTCGAGTTCGCTCGGAGCCTGGCGCGCGAGGCCGCCATGTTCGCCGGTGCGGTGGAGCGCATGTTCCACGGGCTCCCGAACGGGCTGGGGGTGGCGGGTCGATGACGCTCAGCCCGTACACCTACGTCACGGTCTCCATACGCCCCGATCAGCCGTCCCGGATCAGCGTCGCGTTCAACTCGGCGCAGTTGCGGGCGCGCGCCTGGCTGGGGGACAGCGGCAAGCCCTGCTTCGACCTGGAGACCTCGGACGCCTCGGTCACCGTCTCCACCGTTGGGCCGGTGACCGACGACGACCTCACCGTGGCTCGCGAGATCTTCAACGCCGCCGCTCGCTACCTGGCCGACTGCGAGCGGCTGCACTCCGAGCAGTCGGCCAAGGCCACGGCTGGCGAGGCGGCCTGATGTTCAGCGGGGCCGCAGGAAGCGGCAACTTCCGGCGGCCCCTCGACCTTCCTCACACACGCGACATGTTTCGGAAGGACTTCACCCTAATGTTCAAGAGGATGCCCGGCGATGAGCCGCACCGCATCGTCTCCACCACCCCTGACACGGCGGTGGTCTTCAAACCGGCCGTGGTCCAGACCCCGGCCGTCATCACCCTCACCATCTTCGTTGCCCGGTTCGTCGCCGGACTCGGTCGTCTCGTCTGGCGGCATCCTGTGGCGATGGCCGTCATCGCCGTTCCCGGTGCCCTGTGCTGGGCGTACGGCTGGCGCGTCGCTCTGCTGGTCGTCATGCCTGCACTGGTCGGCCTGGGTGCCTGGGCATTCCTCGACCGGCCGCGGTTTGTGCGATGCGTCGGCTGGCGACTGGTCGCCTTCGTTCGCTGGTTCTGGATCTACCGGCGACGCTGGCGGCCAGTCATGACCGTCTCCGGCCTGGCTCGGTGCATACGTGGACGGGAGTACATTCCGCGGCTGGTCAGGGTCACGTGCGACTCGTGGTCCGATCAGGTCGCCGTCCGCATGCTCGACGGCCAGGCGGTCAAGGACTGGGCCGACAGGATCGAGAACCTTTCCCATGGCTTCGGCTCGGAGACGTGCCGGGTCTCGGTGGCCAAGTCCGGCCGGCTCGTGCTGACCTTTCCACGCCGTGATCCACTGGCCACACCCATACCGGCACTTCCTGTCCCAGACATACCGACTGTGGGGCCGATCGAGATCGGCAAGCAAGAGGACGGCTCACCCTGGCGGCTCCGGCTGCATGGGGCTCACGTCCTGGTCGCCGGTGCCACAGGGGCGGGCAAGGGCTCGATCATCTGGTCAGCGATCCGCGGGCTCTTGCCGGCCATGCGGGCGGGCCTGGTGGAGGTTTGGGCGCTCGATCCGAAGCTGATGGAGCTGTCGTACGGCAGGCCGCTCTTCAACGGCCGGTACGCGGCTGATCCTGCTGACTGCGCTGACCTGTTGGACGAGGCCGTGAGCGTCATGCAGAAGCGGGCGGCTCGCTTCGCTGGCGTTCAGCGTTCGCACACGCCGACGCTCGATGATCCCTTCGTCCTGGTCGTGGTCGACGAGGTGGCGTTCCTGACCGCGTACCAGTCCGACAAGCAGCTCAGGCAGCGCATCTCCGCTGCCCTGGCCACGCTGACCACTCAGGGACGAGCGGTCGGCGTGGGCGTCCTGGCGGCCCTGCAGGACCCTCGCAAGGAGGTCATGAACATCCGCAACCTCTTCCCGGACAAGATCGCTCTGCGGCTTGACGAGTCGGAGCAAGTGGACATGGTGCTCGGTGACGGGGCGAGGGATCGCGGCGCGCTGGCCGACCGGATCTCTCCTCGTTCGGAGCGAGGCGCGCGTCGGATACGTGCGGCTGGAGACCAGTCCCGATCCGATTCGCGTCCGTGCCGCGTACGTCTCCGACGACGACATCCGCGCGATGGTCGGTGAGGCCCGATGACGCTGGCTCACTTCCTCAACGGCCTGCGCTGCTCCATCTGCGGCGCCCTCAACGTCCTGTGGCTCGACCCGCTGCGCGGCCTGGTCGAGTGCTCCGAGTGCGGACAGACCGCGCTCACGTTCCCCGAGATCGGAGAGGAGGTCCGTTGACCGACCGCAGGACTCCACGCGCTATCCGCATGGCTCAGCCGCTCGCCCGCGACGTTGCCGAGGAGATCGCCAAGCTTCACGGCGTCTGCATCCGACCCGTGGCGCTTAAGCGGCTCGACATGACGACTGGCAAGTCAGAGGTCGTCGACGTCCCATGCGGCTCGCCGCTGGAGAGCAAGTGTCCTCCCTGCGCCAAGCGCAACCGGCAA from Nonomuraea polychroma encodes the following:
- a CDS encoding inositol monophosphatase family protein; protein product: MTIDARTLLPIAEHAASIASEIIRSKAPGVVTAKGDRDMATEVDYAVEHAVREFLSRETPEIGFLGEEEGVSSTGDGLMWALDPVDGTANFLHGIPLCGVSLGLVDKDMPTLGVIELPILGIRYTAAEGAGAQANGSTIRASDARDLESAIVALGDYAVGENAHERNRPRFALTHELAARVQRIRMFGSAAIDLAWVADGRIDANIMLSNNPWDTAAGVVIAREAGAAVVDIDGSPHSMTAHATIAASPKLVADLVELITEARKAAKYSERTAE
- a CDS encoding DUF5919 domain-containing protein — its product is MTDQPILLKVLLTQRHWQTYSTFCKEYDKAAKKVDPSLQGGWPSRAQLHRWLSGELKGLPYSGHCRVLEAMFPGRSAHELFSTNAVEVPTPRTEPETARSAGPETQVCAMPQMADVTAVFSSRAAFSSAYPASTLFDSAKEINAAGLSLNVLCHGYPDHQLRRLLDSGTRIRCLFLDPKGQAIRAREAEEGYTDSTLTTLTALNITMLTRLRARLDTASAQRLELHVYDETIRFNLLIVDRALCVMQPYLPQARGVDSPTFVIRDNTAAEGLFPVFDQVFTEMWERSKPV
- a CDS encoding GntR family transcriptional regulator codes for the protein MVVMSSEEFAPPKYAQIVQAIRQKIADGTYPPGSLLPSETQLVREFGVSRPTVVRALQVLQLRGVIEREHGRGSFVKAAPPVSAEQSGRPGRAVLDRVETGENCSIVEAGRQVATAPVAKLLDVPEGSPVVRRRVLFRDDERPTDLVTVWCPAHQADDTQLGEAEPLTVGIRQHLQTRKGLKLQHVVERLSARHPSAEEAKLLEIRKTTPVLGVLASVFNGGGRPVMVVDLVMPGDLHELEDSYSL
- a CDS encoding plasmid replication, integration and excision activator is translated as MALQGPIPVTFDMVFPHGCYIVGEVEPVKDFDASTNGRFVQSRDKQSGGLVWQVSVMDADPSLKAAQKTVSVKILNPVQPVPPAPMAGLPFTPVEFDHMTVTPYVNQAGRLAYSIKVREMRAPRPAGKTTAAKDAA
- a CDS encoding FtsK/SpoIIIE domain-containing protein → MFKRMPGDEPHRIVSTTPDTAVVFKPAVVQTPAVITLTIFVARFVAGLGRLVWRHPVAMAVIAVPGALCWAYGWRVALLVVMPALVGLGAWAFLDRPRFVRCVGWRLVAFVRWFWIYRRRWRPVMTVSGLARCIRGREYIPRLVRVTCDSWSDQVAVRMLDGQAVKDWADRIENLSHGFGSETCRVSVAKSGRLVLTFPRRDPLATPIPALPVPDIPTVGPIEIGKQEDGSPWRLRLHGAHVLVAGATGAGKGSIIWSAIRGLLPAMRAGLVEVWALDPKLMELSYGRPLFNGRYAADPADCADLLDEAVSVMQKRAARFAGVQRSHTPTLDDPFVLVVVDEVAFLTAYQSDKQLRQRISAALATLTTQGRAVGVGVLAALQDPRKEVMNIRNLFPDKIALRLDESEQVDMVLGDGARDRGALADRISPRSERGARRIRAAGDQSRSDSRPCRVRLRRRHPRDGR